A window from Mycobacterium saskatchewanense encodes these proteins:
- a CDS encoding carbohydrate ABC transporter permease — protein MAGAARQPRSPALGYALLAPSLFGVLAFLLLPILVVIWLSLCRWDLLGPLHYVGFANWRSVLTDAGFGNSLLVTTGFVAIVVPAQTVLGLLAATMLARQLPGTGLFRTLYVLPWICAPLAIAVLWRWILAPTDGAVSTVLGHSIEWLSDPSFALPLVSAVVVWTNVGYVSLSFLAGLLAIPDDIHAAARTDGATAWQRFRRITLPMLRPTTFFVLVTGIVSAAQVFDTVYALTGGGPGGSTDLVAHRIYAEAFGAAAIGRASVMAVVLFVILIGVTAMQQLYFRRRISYDLT, from the coding sequence ATGGCCGGCGCCGCCCGACAGCCCCGCTCCCCCGCGCTGGGCTACGCCTTGCTGGCGCCCAGCCTGTTCGGCGTGCTGGCCTTTCTGCTGCTGCCGATCCTGGTCGTGATCTGGCTCAGCCTCTGCCGATGGGACCTGCTCGGCCCCCTGCACTATGTGGGTTTCGCCAACTGGCGCTCGGTGCTGACCGACGCCGGCTTCGGCAACTCGCTACTCGTCACGACCGGGTTCGTGGCCATCGTGGTCCCGGCGCAGACGGTCCTGGGGTTGCTGGCCGCGACGATGCTGGCCCGGCAGCTCCCGGGCACCGGCCTGTTCCGCACGCTGTACGTGCTGCCGTGGATCTGCGCGCCCCTGGCCATCGCGGTGCTGTGGCGGTGGATCCTGGCCCCCACCGACGGCGCCGTGAGCACCGTGCTGGGACACAGCATCGAATGGCTGTCCGATCCCAGCTTCGCGCTGCCGCTCGTCTCGGCCGTCGTCGTCTGGACCAACGTCGGCTACGTCTCGCTGTCGTTCCTCGCCGGGCTGCTCGCCATCCCCGACGACATCCACGCCGCCGCCCGCACCGACGGCGCCACCGCCTGGCAGCGGTTCCGGCGCATCACGCTGCCCATGCTGCGGCCGACCACGTTCTTCGTCCTGGTCACCGGGATCGTCAGCGCCGCACAGGTTTTCGACACGGTTTACGCGCTGACGGGCGGCGGCCCGGGCGGCAGCACCGACCTGGTGGCGCACCGCATCTACGCCGAGGCGTTCGGGGCGGCGGCGATCGGGCGGGCGTCGGTGATGGCGGTGGTGCTGTTCGTCATCCTGATCGGTGTCACGGCCATGCAACAGCTCTATTTCCGGCGGCGGATCAGCTATGACCTCACCTAG
- a CDS encoding carbohydrate ABC transporter permease produces MTSPSRISNALIYAGLIIGALITLVPFLLGLLTSFTSAHQFATGSPLQLPRPPTLANYTDLAGAGFGRAAAVTALMTAVILVGQLTFSVLAAYAFARLEFPGRDALFWVYIATLMVPGTVTVVPMYLMMAQLGLRNTFWALVLPFMFGSPYAIFLLREHFRIIPNDLINAARLDGANTLDVIVHVIIPSSRPVLAALTLITVVSQWNNFMWPLVITSGHRWRVLTVATADLQSRFNSQWTLVMAATTVAIVPLIALFALFQRHIVASIIVSGLK; encoded by the coding sequence ATGACCTCACCTAGCCGGATCTCGAACGCTCTGATCTACGCCGGGCTGATTATCGGCGCGCTCATCACGTTGGTGCCCTTCCTGCTCGGCCTGCTGACGTCGTTCACGTCGGCGCACCAGTTCGCCACGGGTTCGCCGCTGCAACTGCCGCGACCGCCCACGCTCGCCAACTACACCGACCTCGCCGGGGCGGGCTTCGGCCGCGCGGCGGCGGTGACCGCGTTGATGACGGCGGTGATCCTGGTGGGCCAGCTGACCTTTTCGGTGCTGGCCGCATACGCGTTCGCGCGCCTGGAGTTTCCCGGGCGCGACGCCCTGTTCTGGGTGTACATCGCGACCCTGATGGTGCCGGGCACCGTCACGGTGGTGCCGATGTACCTGATGATGGCACAGCTGGGTCTGCGCAACACCTTCTGGGCGTTGGTGTTGCCCTTCATGTTCGGGTCTCCGTACGCGATCTTCCTGCTGCGCGAGCACTTTCGCATCATCCCGAACGATCTCATCAACGCCGCGCGCCTGGACGGCGCCAATACTTTGGACGTCATCGTGCACGTGATCATCCCGTCCAGCCGCCCGGTGCTGGCGGCATTGACGTTGATCACGGTGGTGTCGCAGTGGAACAACTTCATGTGGCCGTTGGTGATCACGAGTGGGCACCGGTGGCGGGTGCTGACCGTGGCGACGGCGGATCTGCAGTCACGGTTCAATTCACAGTGGACGTTGGTGATGGCGGCGACAACGGTCGCGATCGTGCCGCTGATCGCGTTGTTCGCGCTGTTCCAGCGTCACATCGTCGCGTCGATCATCGTGTCGGGGCTCAAATGA